The following is a genomic window from Chloroflexota bacterium.
GACCTGCTCGCCCTCAGTCCGCGGACAGCGCCTGACGGCTCCATGAAGCTGCTCACGGTCGTGACCGAGGCGAAGTACATCGATGCCGCGAACCTCGCAGCCAAGCGCAAGGAGTCCCAGAAGCAGCTGCGCGACACGCTGCGCCGCGTTTCAGGCGCCGTCATAGAGTCCCCGGCCCGCCTGGATCGCGACGTGTGGCTGGGGCGCCTGTCCGACCTCCTGGTCGACGGCGTGATCTTCCCGGTCGGCGCGGCGCTGGACCTCCCGGCGTGGCGACGGGCGCTGCGGGAGGGCCGGTGCGCCATCGAGCTGCGCGGGTACTCGCACGTGTTCGTCTCCGGTCCGTTGGACGCGTCCGACTGCTCGGCACGCGCGCGGCTGCCCGAGGCGAACGACGCGCCGTTCGACGCCTACCAAGAGGTCTTCGGCCGCAACCACGTCCGGGAGCTCGTGCTCAGCTACCTACGCGGCGAAGATCCCACGCGGATCCGACGCAACCTAGAGGGCGATGAGTGGGACGGGAGCGGTGCGCCAGATCGGTTCGCGGACCCAACGCCGGGTCCGAGCGATGCCGGATCGGGCGGCGCCGGTGCGGCCGGGGACATACCACTCGACGGCGGTGATGGTCCGCAGCCTACGCCGCCGTCGGCGCCCAGTGCCCAGCCCGCGGCAGACGGTGCGGCAGGTGTGGCCGTGCCCACCGCCGGCGCGAGCGACGTGCACGAGGAGCCGCGACCGGATGCCGCAGCTCCGGCCGTTGAGGCCGAGACGAAGTCCTACACGGGCAGCGCCGACGGGCAGGACGAGCGGTCGCTGTTCCCGGGCGTCGCGCGCTGGGTGGCGTCTGCCGCGCCTCGGATGGGCGAGAGCGACGAGGACCGTGCCTGGTTACGCCAGGTCGAGCACACAGCTCGGACCGCGCTCCACCAGTTCCAGTTGCAGGCGAAGCTGCTGCGGAGCGTTCTGACGCCCAATGCTGCCCTGCTCAAGTTCCGGGGCAGCGCCAACCTGACCGTCGATCAGGTGCTGCGCCGCCGGTCGGAGTTCCTGACGACCTACGGCCTCAACTTGATCGGCGTGCAGCCGGAGCCCGGGGTCGTGTCCCTTTCGATCGCCCGCCCGCGCCGTGAGATCGTATCTCTGCGGTCCCTATGGCAGCAGTGGACTCCCGACTGGCGGGACGGGAACGAAACCCTGCTCATCGGCGTCCGCGAGGACGACGGCGAGTTGCTCGTGCTCTCGCCGGGCGACCTCCATGCGCCGCACTCGCTGATTGCGGGCTCGACGGGCAGC
Proteins encoded in this region:
- a CDS encoding DNA translocase FtsK yields the protein MKLLTVVTEAKYIDAANLAAKRKESQKQLRDTLRRVSGAVIESPARLDRDVWLGRLSDLLVDGVIFPVGAALDLPAWRRALREGRCAIELRGYSHVFVSGPLDASDCSARARLPEANDAPFDAYQEVFGRNHVRELVLSYLRGEDPTRIRRNLEGDEWDGSGAPDRFADPTPGPSDAGSGGAGAAGDIPLDGGDGPQPTPPSAPSAQPAADGAAGVAVPTAGASDVHEEPRPDAAAPAVEAETKSYTGSADGQDERSLFPGVARWVASAAPRMGESDEDRAWLRQVEHTARTALHQFQLQAKLLRSVLTPNAALLKFRGSANLTVDQVLRRRSEFLTTYGLNLIGVQPEPGVVSLSIARPRREIVSLRSLWQQWTPDWRDGNETLLIGVREDDGELLVLSPGDLHAPHSLIAGSTGSGKSVLMQNIILSIAATNRPDQARITLVDPKQGVDYFAFEELPHLDGGIIDRQEDALDRIRALVDEMDARYVRMRRARATNLRHYNQRAMPEDRLPTLWLIHDEFAEWMLTEEYKHEVASAVQRLGVKARAAGIHLVFAAQRPEVNVMPMQLRANLGNRLILRVDSEGTSEIALGDKGAERLLGKGHLLAKLEGVSSLIYAQVPYATPDEIDELVELVRSSTE